ATCTCGTCATCATATCTTCTAGCAGTGTTGTAATAGTCTGCTACCTTTTGTTGTTGATTCAATGATCTTCGTACGTTTTCTTTAAAAGCTAAGTCTAAAGAATTTTTAAACAAGGAATCTGCTTTGGTCGTTTCTCCAAGTTTAGCATAGGTTTCTGCTAATTTGGAATTTAAATCTGTTATTTTCGATTGTAAAGATCTTGTTTTAGCAATTTTTAAAGCAGCTTCATAATGTTCTTTGGCCTTCCTAAATTCAGTTAAGTTCATACTAACATCTCCTAATCCTTCCAAAACAAGTAATCGATCGTATGTACTTAACTTTCCTTTTAAAGCTTTTGTATAACTTCGTTTAGCATCTCCGTTTTTTAAAGCCAATAATTGCGTTTTCGCTAGTAACAGTTGTACTTTGTTATCATACACTTCTTTTAACGATGCTTTAAAGTTCTCTATAGCCAAATCGTATTGTTTCCAATAAGTGTATATCTCTGCAAGCTCTTTAAACGAAACTGCTCTTCTTCGTTTGGTTTGACTTTCATCTAACATTTTCTCAACAAACGTTAAACTCTTATCCAAGTTTTTCTCTTTATGAAACTTTACAGAGTCGTAATAAACATTAAAAGCATCGGAAGCTTTTTTACTTTTAGAAGGTTTGTTCCTAGGGCTTGATAATTTTTTAAGACTGTATTTTGACTTTTTATCTTCAATTCCTTCTACCGATATTTTTATATCTTCATTATCCTTTATAACATAATACACTGTATCAAAATCTGGATGCGTAACAATTAATTCGTCGTTTGCTCTTGCCTTTATAATATATCGATCTTTCAAACTAGAAAACAAAAAGAGTTTCCCATTTACAGATACATTGGCGTTTTTAATTGGAAGGTTTGTATTCTCATCAATCACCTTCACTTTTATACTAAACACTCTCTCTGAACTACTTTCTTCTTGTGCCCAAATTGAAGATTGACTCCCTAATAACAAAACTACTAGTATGTATAAAAATCTCTTCATCATTTTATTTTATTCATGTAAACATACACACAAAAAATCGGTTCAAAAAATGCAACTATCTGTAAAAGCCTATACTTTACAACAAAAAACAACACTTTACTCATTTTTACATCCTGTTTACTCACTCAATTGTTCTGTTTACTCATTCTTGGTTTTTTTAGAAAAAGGTTGGCCCTAGTTTTGATAATGTAATACAAAATGTAAGTCAAGAAATTATAAACACTTGCATGTAGTATTTGAAATTAATTAAATCATACCAAGCTTTTAATTAAACAATAATTAAAAACCAAAAATTATGAAAAATCATGTTTTAAAATTCAGTTTTCTATTTGCGTTCCTTATTTCTTTAGGAAGTTTTGCAAATACTCAGCCAATAAAAACGGTTAAAAAGCAAACTATTAAAGTAGCCTTATTATTAGATACAAGTAATAGTATGGATGGTTTAATAAACCAAGCAAAATCACAATTATGGGATATTGTAAACGAGCTATCATATGCAAAGTGCAATGGTATAAATCCGAATTTAAAAATTGCTTTGTATGAATACGGAAACGATCGTTTGTCATCGAGAGAAGGGTACATTCGTCAGGTATTACAGTTTACAAGCGATTTAGACGAAATTTCTGAACGTTTATTTTCTTTAACTACCAATGGTGGAAGCGAGTTTTGCGGACAAGTAATTCAAACTTCATTAAATGAATTAGAATGGGGTAAAAACGAACGTGATTTAAAAATGATTTTTATTGCTGGTAACGAACCATTTACGCAAGGAAAAATTAATTATAAAGATGCAATTACCAACGCAAAAGAAAAAGATATTACCATTAACACTATATTTTGTGGAAACTATAACGATGGTATTTCTGGTATGTGGCAAGACGGTGCATATTTTGGAAATGGTGATTATATGACCATTAATCACAATAAAAACATTGTACATATCGTTACTCCTTATGACAGCGATATTATTATTTTAAATAAAAAACTGAATAAAACGTATATCCATTATGGAAATGCTGGTTATTCTAAATATCAAAAACAAG
The sequence above is a segment of the Tenacibaculum sp. 190130A14a genome. Coding sequences within it:
- a CDS encoding vWA domain-containing protein, which gives rise to MKNHVLKFSFLFAFLISLGSFANTQPIKTVKKQTIKVALLLDTSNSMDGLINQAKSQLWDIVNELSYAKCNGINPNLKIALYEYGNDRLSSREGYIRQVLQFTSDLDEISERLFSLTTNGGSEFCGQVIQTSLNELEWGKNERDLKMIFIAGNEPFTQGKINYKDAITNAKEKDITINTIFCGNYNDGISGMWQDGAYFGNGDYMTINHNKNIVHIVTPYDSDIIILNKKLNKTYIHYGNAGYSKYQKQALQDTNAQEVAEEVVVKRAVSKSSRLYNNSSWDLVDASKAKKVDYAKLKKEQLPKHLQNKSAKEIKIYVDKKSNERKEIQKKIQELNKKRKVYIAKKKKTDTKSNELESVMIKAIKKQAKKKNYSW